A part of Gemmobacter sp. 24YEA27 genomic DNA contains:
- a CDS encoding CocE/NonD family hydrolase, protein MHDHSQFQYPVRIIENLFIPLNDGTRLAAKLWLPVGPDGADMPSPAVLEYLPYRKHDGTRTRDNAMHEYLAGHGYAAIRVDIRGTGESDGIITDEYSVQEQIDGCELIAWIAAQGWCDGQVTMIGISWGGFNGLQIAARQPPALKTVITVGSTDDRFATDIHRVGGCLSKDDFDWSSTMFANNDLPPDEAIVGPRWREIWMQRIEANFPWMLTWLRHQRRDDYWKQGSVCEDFSKITIPVYAVSGWADNYSEAVPRLLAGLSGPRLGLVGPWAHSYPYDVSVAPAIGWLQEVLRWCDHWMKGRETGIMDEPLYRTWMQEPVPPRTCYLERPGRWIGEPSWPSPHVTPRILHLNAGHQLGEEAGPVQGLPVCSPLWVGLTAGEVGRYGENADWATDQRMDDGGSLVFLSDPLPARIELLGAPQVLLRFASDKPMALVSVRLNDVAQDGSSTRIGIGILNLTHRRSHEFPEPLVPGQLADATVEMEDLAVAVPAGHRLAVSISTTYWPIAWPSPEPATLTIQTGESRLMLPVRAPQASDGALRAFDPPVSAENTPQISHPVEAAARREVRHDLLTGRMTVDFPRWTGISEMPDIGHIHRAECLSRYEITEGDPLSATTLTKFRVEIERKGLTASHESEGRLTCDASNFRVEMTVTIRENGAVIFTRNWDERIARDHL, encoded by the coding sequence ATGCACGATCACAGCCAGTTCCAGTACCCGGTTCGCATCATCGAGAACCTGTTTATCCCGCTGAATGACGGGACCAGACTGGCGGCAAAGCTCTGGCTGCCTGTCGGGCCGGACGGGGCAGATATGCCCTCGCCTGCGGTGCTCGAATATCTGCCTTACCGCAAGCATGATGGCACCCGCACCCGTGACAATGCCATGCATGAATATCTGGCGGGTCACGGCTATGCCGCCATCCGCGTCGATATCCGCGGCACCGGCGAAAGCGACGGCATCATCACCGACGAATATTCGGTGCAGGAACAGATCGACGGCTGCGAACTGATCGCCTGGATCGCCGCTCAGGGCTGGTGCGATGGCCAGGTCACCATGATCGGCATCAGCTGGGGCGGATTTAACGGGTTGCAGATCGCCGCGCGCCAGCCGCCAGCGCTGAAAACCGTGATCACCGTCGGTTCGACCGATGACCGCTTTGCAACCGATATCCACCGGGTCGGCGGCTGCCTGTCAAAGGATGATTTCGACTGGTCTTCGACCATGTTTGCCAATAATGACCTGCCGCCGGATGAGGCGATCGTCGGGCCGCGCTGGCGCGAGATCTGGATGCAGCGGATCGAGGCGAATTTCCCCTGGATGCTCACCTGGCTGCGCCACCAGCGCCGCGATGACTACTGGAAACAGGGCTCGGTCTGCGAGGATTTCTCAAAAATCACCATCCCGGTCTATGCGGTCTCGGGCTGGGCCGACAATTACTCCGAGGCGGTGCCGCGCCTGCTGGCCGGGCTTTCGGGGCCACGGCTGGGGCTGGTCGGCCCCTGGGCCCATTCCTACCCCTATGATGTGTCGGTCGCGCCCGCCATCGGCTGGTTGCAGGAAGTGCTGCGCTGGTGCGATCACTGGATGAAAGGCCGCGAGACCGGCATCATGGACGAGCCCCTTTACCGCACCTGGATGCAGGAGCCCGTGCCGCCGCGCACCTGCTACCTGGAGCGCCCCGGCCGCTGGATTGGCGAGCCGTCCTGGCCATCGCCACATGTCACGCCGCGCATCCTGCATCTGAATGCCGGCCACCAGCTGGGCGAAGAGGCCGGGCCGGTGCAGGGTCTGCCGGTCTGCTCGCCCCTGTGGGTGGGCCTGACCGCCGGCGAAGTCGGGCGTTATGGCGAGAATGCCGACTGGGCCACCGATCAGCGCATGGATGATGGCGGCAGCCTCGTGTTCCTTTCGGACCCGCTGCCGGCGCGGATCGAGCTGCTTGGCGCGCCGCAGGTCTTGCTGCGGTTTGCGTCTGACAAGCCGATGGCGCTGGTCTCGGTCAGGCTTAATGATGTGGCGCAGGACGGATCTTCGACCCGGATCGGCATCGGCATCCTGAACCTCACGCATCGCAGAAGCCATGAATTTCCCGAGCCGCTGGTGCCGGGCCAGCTGGCCGATGCCACGGTCGAGATGGAGGATCTGGCGGTTGCCGTGCCGGCAGGTCACCGGCTGGCAGTCTCGATCTCCACCACCTACTGGCCGATTGCCTGGCCCTCGCCCGAGCCTGCGACGCTGACCATTCAGACCGGCGAGAGCCGTCTGATGCTGCCGGTGCGGGCACCGCAGGCGAGCGATGGTGCCCTGCGCGCGTTTGACCCGCCGGTTTCTGCGGAGAACACACCGCAAATCTCGCATCCGGTCGAGGCTGCGGCCCGGCGCGAGGTGCGCCATGATCTGCTGACCGGCCGCATGACCGTCGATTTTCCGCGCTGGACCGGCATCAGCGAGATGCCCGATATCGGCCATATCCACCGCGCCGAATGCCTGTCGCGCTATGAAATCACCGAGGGAGATCCGCTTTCAGCCACCACCCTCACCAAATTCCGGGTGGAGATCGAGCGCAAGGGCCTGACCGCAAGCCATGAAAGTGAGGGGCGGCTGACCTGCGACGCCAGCAATTTCCGTGTTGAGATGACGGTGACCATCCGCGAGAATGGTGCGGTGATCTTTACGCGCAACTGGGATGAGAGGATCGCTCGTGACCATCTCTGA
- a CDS encoding FAD-dependent oxidoreductase produces MSQPTARNPRYDVLFEPLAIGPKLAKNRFFQVPHASGMTNAAPHVRAAFRAMKAEGGWGVISTGACSVHPSSDDSPFPAATLWDEADIRAHALMTDAVHEHGALAGVELWHGGAVTMNRTTRLASLSPSGVPWMAGHPGFMSSARPRVMDRSDIRDLIRWHADAAVRAEQAGFDILYVYAGMGYLPYQFLLSDYNKRTDAYGGSARNRVRLLAELIDAVREATHGRQAVALRISLQELRARPSDSAESEAHEVISLLADAPDLFDVKMDYSSTDCSVSRYSPEGSHEAVISFVKQLTDKPVVGVGRFTSPDTMVSMLRRGVLDFIGGARPSIADPFLPEKIRTGREDEIRECIGCNLCISSWHDGVWVRCTQNPTAGEEWRRGWHPEKVPVTAPAIQGEAESVLVVGGGPAGLEAALTLGRRGYRVTLADQAREFGGRLRFESRLPGLSAWNRVTEYRLGRLSQMPNVSLFPESPMQAADVLEFGAQHVVVATGARWLPVTCGMNELPAGRIEGPRVYTPDDLAAGARPEGPVAVFDYDNYYMGSAIAEMLADQGHAVTYITNSGAAAAWGIMTNEQPLVHQSFARRQIAYRTLEVVTDFDGETLTLAQTFSGATSRIAARSLVIAGLREGGSALHEALAAADLAAAGVRSLHLTGDANAPGAIAHATYQGHRTARELGLAAHQIRVGRDAPFAPRDFLAEAAE; encoded by the coding sequence ATGTCGCAGCCAACCGCCAGGAATCCGCGCTATGATGTGCTGTTTGAGCCGCTGGCGATCGGGCCGAAACTCGCAAAGAACCGCTTTTTCCAGGTCCCGCATGCAAGTGGCATGACAAATGCGGCCCCGCATGTACGCGCGGCCTTCCGCGCCATGAAGGCCGAGGGCGGCTGGGGCGTGATCTCGACCGGCGCCTGCTCGGTTCATCCGTCGTCGGATGACAGCCCTTTTCCGGCGGCAACGCTCTGGGATGAGGCCGATATCCGCGCCCATGCGCTGATGACCGATGCGGTGCACGAACATGGCGCGCTGGCCGGGGTCGAGCTCTGGCATGGCGGCGCGGTGACGATGAACCGCACCACGCGGCTCGCGTCGCTGTCGCCCTCGGGCGTGCCCTGGATGGCGGGGCATCCGGGCTTTATGTCCTCTGCACGGCCCCGGGTGATGGACCGCAGCGACATCCGTGATCTGATCCGCTGGCATGCGGATGCGGCGGTCCGGGCCGAACAGGCGGGGTTTGACATCCTCTATGTCTATGCCGGCATGGGCTATCTGCCCTATCAGTTCCTGCTCTCTGACTATAATAAGCGCACCGATGCCTATGGGGGCAGCGCCCGCAACCGCGTGCGCCTGCTGGCCGAGCTGATCGACGCCGTGCGCGAGGCGACACATGGCCGGCAGGCGGTGGCGCTGCGCATCTCGCTGCAGGAATTGCGCGCCCGGCCGTCCGACTCTGCCGAAAGCGAGGCGCATGAGGTGATCTCGCTTCTGGCCGATGCGCCTGACCTGTTTGACGTCAAGATGGACTATTCTTCGACCGACTGCTCGGTCTCGCGCTATTCGCCCGAGGGCAGCCATGAGGCGGTGATTTCTTTCGTCAAACAGCTGACCGACAAGCCGGTTGTGGGGGTGGGGCGCTTTACCTCGCCCGATACGATGGTTTCGATGCTGCGGCGGGGCGTGCTGGATTTCATCGGCGGCGCGCGGCCGTCCATCGCTGATCCGTTCCTGCCCGAAAAGATCCGCACCGGGCGCGAGGACGAGATCCGCGAATGTATCGGCTGCAACCTGTGCATTTCCTCCTGGCATGACGGGGTCTGGGTGCGCTGCACGCAAAACCCCACCGCAGGTGAGGAATGGCGGCGCGGCTGGCATCCGGAAAAGGTGCCGGTGACGGCGCCCGCCATTCAGGGGGAGGCTGAAAGCGTTCTGGTGGTCGGTGGCGGTCCTGCAGGGCTGGAGGCGGCGCTGACGCTGGGGCGCCGGGGCTACCGGGTGACGCTTGCCGATCAGGCGCGCGAGTTTGGCGGGCGCCTGCGGTTTGAATCGCGGCTCCCAGGCCTTTCGGCCTGGAACCGGGTGACGGAATACCGGCTCGGGCGGTTGTCGCAGATGCCGAATGTGTCCCTGTTCCCTGAAAGCCCGATGCAGGCGGCGGATGTGCTGGAATTCGGCGCGCAGCATGTGGTCGTGGCGACCGGTGCGCGCTGGCTGCCGGTGACCTGCGGCATGAATGAACTGCCCGCCGGCCGGATCGAGGGCCCGCGTGTCTATACCCCTGACGACCTCGCGGCAGGTGCCCGCCCCGAGGGGCCGGTCGCGGTGTTCGACTATGACAATTATTATATGGGCTCGGCGATTGCCGAAATGCTGGCCGATCAGGGTCATGCCGTCACCTATATCACCAATTCCGGTGCGGCGGCGGCCTGGGGCATCATGACGAATGAACAGCCTTTGGTGCATCAGAGCTTTGCCCGCCGGCAGATCGCCTATCGCACGCTTGAGGTGGTGACGGATTTTGATGGCGAGACCCTGACCCTTGCCCAGACCTTCAGCGGTGCAACAAGCCGGATCGCCGCGCGGTCGCTGGTGATCGCTGGCCTGCGCGAGGGCGGCTCGGCGCTGCATGAAGCGCTCGCGGCTGCGGACCTGGCGGCGGCGGGGGTGCGCAGCCTGCATCTCACCGGCGATGCCAATGCCCCCGGCGCCATCGCGCATGCGACATATCAGGGCCATCGCACCGCGCGCGAGCTGGGCCTTGCCGCGCATCAGATCAGGGTGGGCCGCGACGCACCCTTTGCCCCGCGCGATTTTCTGGCGGAGGCTGCGGAATGA
- a CDS encoding trimethylamine methyltransferase family protein, producing MTDATPSPRRTRRAARQVGALDQPPFGQQPRTYDPVRVISDDQVAQIHEAALSVLRDIGMRVLEPGARERFREAGALIEDETVRFPPGLIEETLKTVPAHFTLRARNPAHNLRLGGGDHIFASVGGPAYVMDNDRGRRDGTFAEMCDFLKLVQQINVLHQEGGGPFEPLDLPAHTRHLDICLAQITILDKNWQTQTLGRQRTMDGIEMAALSLGTTPDGLTGVPTLLGIINTNSPLQLDIPMGEGLITMAEHGQVNVITPFTLAGAMSPVTLAGALTLQHAEAMVGIALTQLVRPGVPVMYGGFTSNVDMRSGAPAFGTPEYTRAAQASGQLARHIGVAFRSSNVCAANAVDAQAAYESQMSLWGALMGGAHLVNHAAGWLHGGLTASFEKLILDAEMLQMMAEYFRPIEVSPATLALDAIAEVGPGGHFFGTSHTMERYERAFYRPLVSNWDNHPQWLERGAVETRERANTLWKQMLGDYEAPPMDAGILEALNSFVDRRKAEGGAPMN from the coding sequence ATGACTGACGCCACCCCCTCCCCCCGCCGCACCCGCCGTGCCGCCCGCCAGGTCGGAGCGCTTGACCAGCCGCCCTTCGGCCAGCAGCCCCGGACCTATGATCCGGTCCGGGTGATATCCGACGATCAGGTCGCGCAGATCCATGAGGCGGCGCTGAGCGTCCTGCGCGATATCGGCATGCGGGTGCTGGAGCCCGGCGCGCGTGAGCGGTTCCGCGAGGCCGGTGCCCTGATCGAAGATGAGACGGTGCGCTTTCCGCCCGGCCTGATCGAAGAGACCCTGAAAACCGTGCCCGCGCATTTCACGCTGCGCGCCCGCAACCCCGCGCACAATCTGCGGCTGGGCGGCGGCGATCATATCTTTGCCTCGGTCGGCGGGCCGGCCTATGTGATGGACAATGATCGCGGCCGGCGCGACGGCACCTTTGCCGAGATGTGTGATTTCCTCAAACTCGTGCAGCAGATCAATGTCCTGCACCAGGAGGGCGGCGGCCCGTTCGAGCCGCTGGACCTGCCCGCCCATACCCGACACCTCGATATCTGCCTCGCGCAGATCACCATCCTCGACAAGAACTGGCAGACCCAGACCCTTGGCCGCCAGCGCACCATGGACGGGATCGAAATGGCCGCGCTGTCACTGGGCACCACGCCCGACGGGCTGACCGGGGTGCCGACGCTGCTTGGCATCATCAATACCAACTCGCCCCTGCAGCTTGATATCCCGATGGGCGAGGGGCTGATCACCATGGCCGAACATGGCCAGGTCAATGTGATCACCCCCTTCACGCTGGCAGGCGCCATGAGCCCGGTGACGCTGGCGGGTGCGCTGACGCTGCAACATGCCGAGGCGATGGTCGGGATCGCGCTGACCCAGCTGGTGCGGCCGGGAGTGCCGGTGATGTATGGCGGCTTCACCTCGAATGTTGACATGCGTTCGGGCGCGCCGGCCTTTGGCACGCCGGAATATACCCGTGCGGCCCAGGCCTCGGGCCAGCTGGCACGCCATATCGGGGTGGCGTTCCGCTCCTCCAATGTCTGTGCTGCCAATGCGGTCGATGCTCAGGCGGCGTATGAATCGCAAATGTCGCTCTGGGGGGCCCTGATGGGCGGCGCGCATCTGGTGAACCATGCTGCAGGCTGGCTGCATGGCGGGCTGACCGCCAGCTTTGAAAAGCTGATCCTCGATGCCGAGATGCTTCAGATGATGGCAGAGTATTTCCGCCCGATCGAGGTCAGCCCGGCGACGCTGGCGCTTGACGCCATCGCCGAGGTCGGCCCCGGCGGCCACTTCTTCGGCACTTCTCACACGATGGAGCGATATGAGCGGGCCTTTTATCGCCCGCTGGTCTCCAACTGGGACAATCACCCACAATGGCTTGAACGCGGTGCCGTCGAGACCCGCGAGCGCGCAAATACATTGTGGAAGCAGATGCTGGGGGACTATGAGGCGCCGCCGATGGATGCCGGTATTCTTGAGGCGTTGAACAGCTTCGTCGATCGCCGCAAGGCTGAGGGTGGCGCTCCGATGAACTGA